A stretch of DNA from Cryptomeria japonica chromosome 4, Sugi_1.0, whole genome shotgun sequence:
tgttcaagagagggtaaattacctcgatattttattttgaaatgttttgtgcataaaaaacacatcaacaggttccAAAAGAAAGTGAAGTGGTCAGAGTAACAAAATTCGTACTAGAATTTCCCACTGGAGTGCTAAAAGGCGTGGCTTGTGTAGAAAATGTTGTGGCCAGAGTGCTGAAAAGACACCGTCAGCGTAGAAGACTGTGAGAGGATTCCAAAAGATAATGCCAAGGTAGCTGGTTTTGCAAGAGACAATGGCGAAAGGGTGTCAAACAAATTGGAACTTGTAGCCTTCATACGAGGATTTCCTTTTCCTGCAGTTTCCCAGGAGAAAGAAAACCCCAATGAAGATGAGCTCGTGATATCAAAGAATGATGATGATGCGGAAGCAAAAGAGGATGTTGTCGGGGCACCAAAAAGAGGTGATGTTGTCAGGGCACCAAAAATAGGTGACGGTGGAGCAGAGGAGGCTGTTGCTGAGGCACCAAATAGAACAGATGATGCTGTAATTGGAGACGCTCCAATGACAGTTGTAGGTGCAGCTGCTGAAGAAGAGACTGCAGAACCGAAGACAGATGTAGGTGCTGCAACATTAGTAGCTGTTGCGCCGCCAAAGAGAGATGCAGGTGCCCCAGCACAAGTAGCCATAGTAGACGAAGAGAAGGTTGCCGTACCACCAAAATGAGGCATACGCCCACCAGCAGCAGCCCGAGCAAAGGCTCCTTTGCCAAAAAAAGATGTAAAGGATGCATCTGAAGAAGTTGTTGCTGTGGGAGCAGACGCAGTTGAACCGAAGAGAGATTTAGGCACAGAAGCCCCAGTGGCACCGAACAGAGGTGTTGGTGCCATAG
This window harbors:
- the LOC131874813 gene encoding uncharacterized protein LOC131874813 is translated as MVSRGFTFPKAVGSPSIPFVFGSTTLPSSSSPSSSTSFSAFSVSSASAVKPSTPFPLAFGTMTVSSGGASTPFSSVTLTSVPTPLFVASVAMAPTPLFGATGASVPKSLFGSTASAPTATTSSDASFTSFFGKGAFARAAAGGRMPHFGGTATFSSSTMATCAGAPASLFGGATATNVAAPTSVFGSAVSSSAAAPTTVIGASPITASSVLFGASATASSAPPSPIFGALTTSPLFGAPTTSSFASASSSFFDITSSSSLGFSFSWETAGKGNPRMKATSSNLFDTLSPLSLAKPATLALSFGILSQSSTLTVSFQHSGHNIFYTSHAF